Genomic DNA from Thermoanaerobaculia bacterium:
AGCGCCCACGCCGCCTCGACCTCGGGGACTGCATCCCGACTCGCGACCAGGCGCTCGAGCAGGTGCGAGCGCTCCGCGGGCGGCAGTTTGAGGGCTTCCGCTTCCAAAGCGTCCAGGATCGTGCTCATGCCGGTCTCCGGGGGCAGTTCGCCGGGCAATCCGTAGCTTGCCACAACTGGCGCCGGACCAAACTATTTGGACTTCGCCTCATTCCAGACCCCTGGGCCGGAATGCCTGCCGCCAGGCCCCCTCACGGGACGTGACTGCTCCAGGCGTTGAAGTTCTGCGACTCGAAGCCGTCGGAAAAGAGAGAGCCGTAGAGGATCGTCACGGCGCCCATGAATTCGTATTCGTCCGGGGCGCCCACCGCCAGGTCTTCCGCGCCGTCGCCGTCGAAGTCGCCGGCGGCCATAGCCTTGCCCCAGTAGTGGTCGAACAGCCAGAAGGGATTGCCGGGGATGCCCCGGTGAGCGTCGTAGAAGTAGCCTCGAAGTAGCCTCCGGGGGTGCCAGCCGCTTTTCCGGGCCGCCAGGGGTCCCGCCCGGATTTCCCTTCCTCTCGAGTTTGGAGCGGAACCTCTTCAGAGTGCCGCGAGGGCCCCGGCGAGCGACTCCATCGAGATGGTGCCGCTCGACCGGCTCTCGCCGGTCAGTGCCCGCCGGAGGTAGCCGGCCTGGCCGAGATGATGGGACAAATGGCAGCTCAGGTGATGCAGGAAGAGTCCGGTGGGCGGCCGA
This window encodes:
- a CDS encoding addiction module protein, yielding MSTILDALEAEALKLPPAERSHLLERLVASRDAVPEVEAAWALEADRREAELASGAVEAVPAAGAIARLRARLSR
- a CDS encoding FG-GAP repeat protein, producing the protein MRAGPLAARKSGWHPRRLLRGYFYDAHRGIPGNPFWLFDHYWGKAMAAGDFDGDGAEDLAVGAPDEYEFMGAVTILYGSLFSDGFESQNFNAWSSHVP